Proteins encoded in a region of the Desulfovermiculus halophilus DSM 18834 genome:
- a CDS encoding MlaE family ABC transporter permease: MDKVSINPLGGVSALGRAIIHLIQELGAVFVFFLSGVRHILAWPPEVSKAVHQVYFIGVKSVFVILLVGLFTGMVLGLQLYYTLVKFGSEGVLGAGVALSIIRELGPVLTAIMIIGRAGSAMAAEIGIMRITEQIDALFTMDINPIRYLISPRILASLISFPLLTALFDVVGIIGGYLTGVILLGINPGVFFSRMESLVVVADVTGGFVKALFFGIIVVTICCYQGFYVHQRAGGHGAKGVSLATTSAVVLSSVAVLISDYVLTSFLL; the protein is encoded by the coding sequence ATGGACAAAGTGAGCATCAATCCGTTGGGGGGCGTTTCAGCCCTGGGCCGGGCCATCATCCACCTCATTCAGGAGCTCGGGGCCGTGTTTGTCTTCTTTCTCTCCGGGGTGCGCCATATCCTGGCCTGGCCTCCGGAGGTGAGCAAGGCTGTGCACCAGGTGTACTTCATCGGGGTCAAATCCGTGTTCGTCATTCTCCTGGTCGGCCTTTTCACCGGGATGGTGCTTGGACTGCAGCTCTACTATACCCTGGTCAAGTTCGGGTCAGAAGGGGTGCTCGGGGCCGGTGTGGCCCTTTCCATCATCCGGGAGCTGGGTCCGGTGCTGACCGCCATCATGATCATCGGCCGGGCCGGATCGGCCATGGCCGCAGAGATCGGGATCATGCGCATAACCGAGCAGATCGACGCTCTGTTTACCATGGACATCAACCCGATCCGCTATTTGATCAGCCCCCGGATCCTGGCTTCTCTGATCAGCTTTCCCCTGCTCACGGCACTGTTTGATGTGGTAGGCATCATCGGCGGGTATTTGACCGGAGTTATTCTTTTGGGCATCAATCCCGGCGTATTCTTTTCAAGAATGGAGTCCCTTGTGGTCGTGGCCGATGTGACCGGAGGATTTGTCAAGGCTCTGTTTTTCGGGATTATTGTGGTTACAATCTGCTGTTATCAAGGCTTCTACGTCCATCAGAGGGCTGGAGGCCATGGGGCCAAGGGGGTCAGTCTGGCCACGACCAGCGCTGTCGTCCTGTCTTCAGTGGCGGTGCTCATTTCCGACTATGTGCTGACCTCCTTCTTGCTTTAA
- a CDS encoding ABC transporter ATP-binding protein, with translation MTTPLIEFRNVTKCFGDKCILRKANLCIYPQEVTTLIGKSGVGKSVTLKLIIGLLQPDEGEILYQGQSLQALSSKERKAIRKQVNFMFQNNALFDSLNVYDNIALPLKEKTDMTADEIRQRVESKMDALDLHDVEHQYPSQISGGMQKRVALARALITDPKVVLFDEPTTGLDPVRKNNVLSMITHNQRNFGFTAVLVSHDVPDVFYISNRIAVLEDAQIVFQGTPLELEQSDLQVVYEYINSVQSLENEIIELKSRLDLEAAYTNMVKKHKDLTLFVFHIENLERIRGRIGELMAHKIVSTVAGLVSSALEGKSAVCGRYSQERIVCLVPGHISQEADEVIRNVQHPLQETRFFHPTFLGSRCTPFGVTAGWTAAGTDSILHETVEQAEDAEHELARLVCGQNSGHGETV, from the coding sequence ATGACCACTCCTTTGATAGAATTTAGGAACGTGACCAAATGCTTTGGGGACAAATGCATCCTGCGCAAGGCCAATCTGTGCATTTATCCCCAGGAAGTGACCACGTTGATCGGCAAGAGCGGCGTGGGCAAGAGCGTGACCCTTAAGCTGATCATTGGGCTCTTGCAGCCCGATGAGGGGGAGATCCTGTACCAGGGACAAAGCCTCCAGGCTTTGTCCAGCAAGGAGCGCAAGGCGATCAGGAAGCAGGTCAACTTCATGTTTCAGAACAATGCCTTGTTCGACTCCCTGAATGTCTACGACAATATAGCCCTGCCCCTGAAAGAAAAAACTGACATGACAGCGGACGAGATCAGGCAGCGGGTTGAGTCCAAGATGGACGCCCTTGACCTGCATGATGTTGAGCACCAATATCCGTCCCAAATCTCAGGCGGGATGCAGAAGAGGGTGGCTTTGGCCCGGGCTTTGATCACCGACCCCAAGGTGGTCCTGTTTGACGAGCCGACCACCGGCCTGGACCCGGTGCGCAAGAACAACGTCCTGAGCATGATCACCCATAATCAGAGAAATTTCGGGTTCACCGCCGTGTTGGTCAGTCACGACGTCCCGGATGTGTTCTACATCTCCAACCGCATCGCCGTTCTTGAGGATGCCCAGATCGTTTTCCAGGGCACCCCCCTGGAACTGGAGCAGAGTGATCTTCAGGTCGTCTATGAATATATCAACAGCGTACAGAGCCTGGAAAACGAGATTATCGAACTCAAAAGCCGGCTGGATCTGGAAGCGGCCTACACCAATATGGTCAAAAAACACAAGGATCTGACCCTGTTCGTGTTCCATATCGAGAATTTGGAACGGATCCGGGGCAGAATCGGGGAGCTCATGGCCCATAAGATTGTAAGCACGGTTGCCGGCTTGGTCAGTTCCGCCCTGGAAGGGAAAAGCGCCGTATGCGGCCGGTACAGTCAGGAAAGGATTGTATGCCTGGTCCCCGGCCATATTTCCCAGGAAGCGGATGAGGTGATCAGAAACGTCCAGCACCCTCTGCAAGAGACCAGGTTTTTTCATCCCACCTTTCTGGGCAGCAGATGCACGCCGTTCGGGGTGACCGCCGGTTGGACCGCGGCTGGGACGGACTCCATCCTGCACGAGACGGTCGAGCAGGCAGAAGATGCAGAACACGAATTGGCCAGGCTGGTCTGCGGCCAAAACAGTGGACACGGGGAAACAGTATGA
- a CDS encoding MlaC/ttg2D family ABC transporter substrate-binding protein — MILQNSRVCTWRQVAVLVCAGLLLNLGWGVLTWATAQEDEGPAPIVRAYYDKVLSVLDDQDLNKDELRAELQSMAREVFSFRIMGQMSLGRNWRGLNAGQQQEFVDLFTRLLENTYFQKIEQHLDQITGYTKDDMQVSEEIIFSSRKAEVQTKIVYNDKNVPVNYRFVKLDQGWKIYDVLVEEVSLVQNYRSQFNDALQNSSVQAFMQDMRDKVQELEDGEDEQHEDEGPST; from the coding sequence ATGATTTTGCAAAACAGCAGAGTATGCACCTGGCGGCAGGTGGCGGTCCTTGTATGTGCCGGCCTGCTGCTCAATCTGGGCTGGGGAGTGCTCACCTGGGCCACGGCCCAGGAGGACGAGGGGCCCGCCCCGATTGTCCGTGCTTACTACGACAAGGTGCTAAGTGTTCTTGACGACCAGGACCTGAACAAAGATGAGCTGCGGGCCGAGCTGCAGAGTATGGCCCGGGAGGTGTTCTCTTTCCGGATCATGGGGCAGATGAGCCTGGGGCGCAACTGGCGAGGTCTGAATGCCGGGCAGCAGCAGGAGTTTGTCGACTTGTTCACCAGGCTGCTGGAGAACACCTATTTTCAGAAGATCGAGCAGCACCTGGATCAGATAACCGGATACACCAAAGATGATATGCAGGTCAGCGAGGAGATCATATTTTCTTCCCGCAAGGCCGAAGTCCAGACCAAGATCGTGTATAACGACAAGAATGTCCCGGTTAATTACCGCTTCGTGAAGCTGGATCAGGGATGGAAAATCTACGATGTCCTTGTCGAGGAGGTCAGCCTGGTCCAGAACTATCGGAGTCAGTTCAATGATGCGCTGCAAAACTCCTCGGTTCAGGCATTTATGCAGGACATGCGGGACAAGGTGCAGGAGCTGGAAGACGGAGAAGACGAGCAACACGAAGATGAAGGTCCTTCGACCTAG
- a CDS encoding aldehyde ferredoxin oxidoreductase family protein — protein MDKILRIDVSGARPSFKEEGLGEYAGLGGRALTSAVVNAEVPADCHPLGPENKLVIAPGMLSGTAAVNSGRLSVGCKSPLTGGIKEANAGGQAAQVLAKLGYAAVILEGERSGDDLYVVRISKDGVKIEADSSVRMLTNYQLAEKFKDEYSKNGSMISIGTAGEMRMANSTVAVTDPEGRPTRHAGRGGVGAVMGSKGIKTILVDGAGAKMLQPKDPEKFKAANKVFTEGLQKHPVTGQGLPTYGTNILTNVVNEAGAYPSYNFKTGRYKDAAKISGEAQAELETKRGGNPTHGCHRGCVMRCSGVFVDKDGNYVTKQPEYETVWSHGGNCGICDLDEIARLDFLDDDYGLDTIEMGATIGVAMEAGLLEFGDAQKAIDLVHEVGKGTPLGRILGSGTGATAKAFGLERAPVVKNQAMPAYDPRAVKGVGVTYATTPMGADHTAGYAVTANILKVGGEVDPLKAEGQVDLSRNLQIATAAVDATGMCLFVAFAVLDQPETFQALIDMLNAMYGLELTADDVSELGKSILKNERDFNARAGFTAAHDRLPRYFRREALEPHNVTFDISDDELDTVFNW, from the coding sequence ATGGACAAGATTTTGCGTATTGATGTCAGCGGAGCTCGGCCCTCTTTCAAGGAAGAAGGCCTGGGCGAGTACGCCGGCCTGGGCGGCCGGGCTTTGACCTCGGCGGTAGTCAATGCCGAGGTCCCGGCCGATTGCCATCCCCTGGGGCCGGAAAACAAGCTGGTTATCGCCCCCGGCATGCTCAGCGGTACTGCCGCCGTAAACTCCGGTCGTCTCTCCGTGGGCTGCAAAAGCCCCCTGACCGGGGGGATCAAGGAAGCCAACGCCGGCGGACAGGCGGCCCAGGTCCTGGCCAAGCTGGGGTATGCAGCCGTGATTCTGGAAGGCGAACGAAGCGGCGACGATCTGTATGTTGTGCGCATCAGCAAGGATGGGGTCAAGATTGAGGCGGACAGCAGCGTACGGATGCTGACCAACTATCAGCTGGCCGAGAAGTTCAAGGACGAATACAGCAAAAACGGGTCCATGATCAGTATCGGCACAGCCGGAGAGATGCGCATGGCCAACTCCACTGTGGCGGTGACCGACCCGGAAGGACGCCCGACTCGGCATGCGGGCCGGGGCGGAGTCGGTGCGGTCATGGGCTCCAAGGGGATCAAGACCATCCTGGTGGACGGAGCCGGAGCCAAGATGCTTCAGCCCAAGGATCCGGAAAAGTTCAAGGCCGCGAACAAGGTGTTTACCGAAGGCCTGCAGAAACACCCGGTCACCGGGCAGGGCCTGCCGACGTACGGGACCAACATCCTGACCAATGTGGTCAATGAGGCCGGGGCCTATCCGAGCTACAACTTCAAGACCGGCCGGTACAAGGATGCAGCCAAGATCAGCGGTGAGGCCCAGGCCGAGCTGGAGACCAAGCGGGGGGGCAATCCCACCCACGGCTGCCACCGCGGATGCGTTATGCGCTGCTCCGGGGTGTTTGTAGACAAGGACGGCAACTACGTGACCAAGCAGCCGGAGTACGAGACCGTCTGGTCCCACGGCGGAAACTGCGGGATCTGCGATCTGGACGAGATCGCCAGGCTGGATTTCCTGGACGACGACTACGGGCTGGACACCATTGAGATGGGCGCGACCATCGGGGTGGCCATGGAGGCCGGTCTGCTGGAGTTCGGGGATGCCCAAAAGGCCATTGACCTGGTCCATGAGGTGGGCAAGGGCACGCCGTTGGGCCGGATCCTGGGCAGCGGGACCGGAGCAACCGCCAAGGCCTTCGGTCTTGAACGGGCCCCGGTGGTCAAGAATCAGGCCATGCCGGCGTATGATCCGCGGGCTGTGAAAGGGGTGGGGGTGACCTACGCCACAACGCCCATGGGTGCGGATCACACCGCCGGATATGCGGTAACCGCCAATATTCTGAAGGTGGGCGGCGAAGTGGATCCCCTCAAGGCCGAAGGCCAGGTGGATCTGTCCCGGAATCTGCAGATCGCCACAGCGGCTGTGGACGCCACCGGCATGTGCCTGTTCGTGGCCTTTGCTGTTCTGGATCAGCCGGAGACCTTTCAGGCCCTGATCGATATGCTCAATGCCATGTACGGACTTGAGCTCACCGCAGACGATGTGAGTGAGCTGGGCAAGTCCATCCTAAAGAATGAACGGGACTTCAATGCCCGGGCAGGCTTTACGGCAGCCCATGACCGGCTGCCTCGCTACTTCCGGAGGGAAGCCCTGGAACCGCACAATGTGACCTTTGACATCTCGGATGATGAGTTGGACACAGTGTTTAACTGGTAG
- a CDS encoding DUF3786 domain-containing protein yields the protein MDQGFPESIASPGIKESWEVLAGREPQAVQAGALVDYDRQTGTYMVPCLGQTVAVSLGQKRLWAQSDLGNSMLNTYPEYSKLSILRYLAHAQDKPLSGEMIKPSQLPGGDFFASGSHVLPMGALARRFDHLGQELVRRGKVLGGVQDEHGDAGLKLFSFPRIPVQLIFWFSDDEFPAGATLLVDRSCLEHMAVDIVWSTCMLSLLMLRTDL from the coding sequence ATGGATCAGGGATTTCCAGAAAGTATAGCCTCTCCCGGGATCAAGGAATCCTGGGAGGTGCTGGCCGGCAGGGAGCCGCAGGCGGTCCAAGCCGGGGCCTTGGTCGACTATGACCGCCAGACTGGAACATACATGGTTCCCTGTTTGGGGCAGACGGTTGCGGTCAGTCTTGGGCAAAAGCGGCTGTGGGCTCAGTCCGATCTGGGCAACTCCATGCTAAATACATATCCGGAGTACTCCAAGCTGTCCATTCTCCGCTACCTGGCTCATGCCCAGGACAAGCCATTGAGCGGGGAGATGATCAAACCCAGTCAACTTCCGGGCGGAGACTTTTTCGCCTCAGGCAGCCACGTTCTGCCCATGGGTGCATTGGCCCGCAGGTTCGACCACCTGGGGCAAGAGCTGGTGCGCCGGGGGAAGGTCCTTGGCGGCGTGCAGGACGAGCACGGGGATGCAGGGCTGAAGCTGTTTTCCTTTCCCCGCATCCCGGTTCAGCTCATCTTCTGGTTCAGTGACGATGAGTTTCCTGCCGGGGCCACCCTGCTGGTGGACAGGAGCTGCCTGGAGCATATGGCCGTGGACATCGTCTGGTCCACATGCATGCTGAGTCTGCTTATGCTGCGGACGGATCTGTAA
- the uvrA gene encoding excinuclease ABC subunit UvrA, producing MHENIRIRGARHHNLKNLDLDIPRNELVVICGPSGSGKSTLAFDIIYAEGQRRYVESLSAYARQFLPQLDKPKVDKVEGLSPAISLEQHTSTRNPRSTVGTVTEIYDYLRVFYARLGRPFCPQCGRAIVAQSSDEIIDSILNMTAGTKFMLLAPVVERRKGTQADLFKKLKSQGVVRVRVDGEIRTLEELTELAKNKVHSVDVVVDRLVIKDTVRKRLADSLELALQLGNGRVVVSEIGGEDALYSTEAVCSACGISLPVPSPQLFSFNSPQGACPACSGLGSVEYFEPMLVAPNRGLSLNQGALVPWKKGNLLSRYARELDCLGRRFGFDLDTALKDYPPEGWDALFYGHAECSWPGVVSLLESGVQLGRIWQDELARFRRSTDCQECAGARLCPEALAVKVEGRSIQDICRMSILRALEWLQGLDFQGYQEHIALPLLRELTHRLEFLVNVGLDYLSLGRTMSTLSGGEAQRIRLAGQLGSGLVGVTYVLDEPSIGLHPRDNARLIQSLKDLQGRGNTVLVVEHDEPTIRAADHVLELGPGSGALGGEVIFAGRVPELLQAQDSLTGKYLRRDLVIPVPESRRRAEQTLRLEHVRTNNLQDLSLDIPLGALVCVTGVSGSGKSSLVVDTMYKHLALARGIKVDNPGQVDSFVGAEQVEKIISIDQSPIGRTPRSNPATYTKVFDEIRKVFAATAEARKRGYKPGRFSFNVRGGRCEACQGDGQIRVEMHFLPDVFVTCDVCQGQRYNRETLDVTYKGLNIAQVLDLSVRQARSFFANYPVLERKLGILEDVGLEYITLGQPATTLSGGEAQRLKISRELGKKSLPGTLYVLDEPTTGLHMHEVGKLIHVLQALVDKKASVVVIEHNLDVIRAADYVFDLGPGGGEFGGHIVAQGTPEEIGDNPESVTGEFLRGENRG from the coding sequence ATGCACGAAAATATACGCATTCGTGGTGCCAGACACCACAATCTGAAAAACCTTGATCTGGATATTCCCAGGAATGAGCTGGTGGTCATCTGCGGTCCCAGCGGATCCGGGAAGTCCACGTTGGCCTTTGATATCATCTACGCCGAGGGCCAGCGCAGGTATGTGGAATCCCTGTCCGCCTATGCCCGGCAGTTTCTGCCCCAGCTGGACAAGCCCAAGGTGGACAAGGTGGAGGGGCTGTCCCCGGCAATTTCGCTGGAGCAGCACACCTCCACCCGCAATCCCAGGTCCACCGTGGGCACGGTGACCGAGATCTATGATTACCTGCGGGTTTTCTATGCCCGTCTGGGCCGGCCCTTCTGTCCCCAGTGCGGGCGAGCCATAGTGGCCCAGAGCTCGGACGAGATCATCGACTCCATCCTGAACATGACCGCCGGGACCAAGTTTATGCTTTTGGCCCCGGTGGTGGAGCGGCGCAAAGGGACCCAGGCCGATCTGTTCAAGAAGCTCAAGAGCCAGGGCGTTGTCCGGGTTCGAGTGGACGGGGAGATACGGACTCTCGAGGAGCTCACTGAGCTGGCCAAGAACAAGGTGCACTCAGTGGATGTGGTCGTGGACCGTCTGGTGATCAAGGACACGGTGCGCAAGCGTCTGGCCGATTCCCTGGAGCTGGCCCTGCAGCTGGGCAACGGGCGGGTGGTGGTTTCCGAGATCGGAGGGGAGGACGCTCTGTACAGCACAGAGGCGGTGTGTTCCGCTTGCGGCATTTCCCTGCCCGTGCCTTCGCCTCAGCTCTTTTCCTTTAACAGCCCGCAAGGCGCATGTCCTGCCTGTTCAGGACTGGGCAGCGTGGAGTATTTCGAGCCCATGCTGGTGGCGCCGAACCGGGGCTTGTCTCTGAACCAGGGGGCCCTGGTGCCCTGGAAAAAGGGAAACCTGCTCTCCCGCTATGCCCGGGAGCTGGACTGTCTGGGCCGGAGGTTCGGCTTTGATCTGGATACCGCCTTGAAGGACTACCCTCCAGAAGGCTGGGACGCTTTGTTTTACGGGCATGCGGAGTGCAGCTGGCCGGGAGTGGTCTCCCTCCTTGAATCCGGTGTGCAGCTGGGCAGGATCTGGCAGGATGAGCTGGCCCGGTTCCGGCGCAGTACCGACTGTCAGGAGTGCGCCGGGGCCAGACTGTGCCCGGAGGCCCTGGCGGTCAAGGTGGAGGGCAGAAGCATCCAGGACATCTGCCGCATGTCCATCCTCCGGGCCCTGGAATGGCTGCAGGGGCTTGACTTTCAGGGATATCAAGAGCATATCGCGCTTCCTCTGCTTCGGGAGCTCACCCATAGGCTGGAATTTCTGGTCAATGTGGGGCTGGACTACCTGAGCCTGGGCCGGACCATGTCCACCCTGTCCGGAGGCGAGGCCCAGCGTATCCGCCTGGCCGGACAGCTGGGGTCCGGACTGGTCGGAGTGACCTATGTCCTGGACGAACCGAGCATCGGCCTGCATCCCAGGGACAACGCCCGTTTGATCCAGTCCCTCAAGGATCTCCAGGGCCGGGGGAACACCGTGCTGGTGGTGGAGCACGACGAGCCGACCATCAGGGCTGCGGATCATGTTCTGGAGCTTGGACCGGGATCCGGGGCCCTGGGCGGTGAGGTGATCTTTGCCGGACGGGTCCCGGAGCTTTTGCAGGCCCAGGATTCTTTGACCGGAAAGTACCTGCGCCGGGATCTGGTCATCCCGGTGCCCGAGTCCAGACGCAGGGCGGAGCAGACCCTGCGCCTGGAGCATGTGCGAACCAACAACCTGCAGGACCTGAGCCTGGACATCCCCCTGGGGGCGCTGGTCTGCGTGACCGGGGTCTCCGGTTCGGGCAAGAGCTCCCTGGTGGTGGATACCATGTACAAGCATCTGGCACTGGCCCGGGGGATCAAGGTGGACAATCCCGGTCAGGTGGACAGCTTTGTGGGCGCGGAGCAGGTGGAGAAAATCATATCCATTGATCAGTCCCCGATAGGCAGGACCCCGAGGTCCAATCCAGCCACCTATACCAAGGTCTTTGACGAGATACGAAAGGTCTTTGCCGCGACCGCCGAGGCCAGAAAGCGGGGATACAAGCCGGGACGGTTCAGCTTCAACGTCCGGGGCGGACGGTGCGAGGCCTGCCAGGGGGACGGACAGATCCGGGTGGAAATGCATTTTCTGCCGGATGTCTTCGTCACCTGCGACGTTTGTCAGGGCCAGCGCTACAACCGGGAGACCCTGGACGTGACCTACAAGGGGCTGAACATCGCCCAGGTCCTGGATTTAAGCGTGCGCCAAGCCAGGTCGTTTTTCGCCAACTATCCGGTTTTGGAACGCAAGCTGGGCATCCTGGAGGATGTGGGGCTGGAATACATCACCCTGGGCCAGCCGGCCACCACTCTGTCCGGGGGCGAGGCCCAGCGGCTGAAGATATCCAGGGAGCTGGGCAAGAAGAGCCTGCCCGGGACCCTGTATGTCCTGGACGAGCCGACCACCGGTCTGCACATGCACGAGGTGGGCAAGCTGATTCATGTCCTGCAGGCCCTGGTGGACAAGAAGGCCTCGGTGGTGGTCATCGAGCACAATCTGGACGTGATCCGGGCCGCGGATTATGTCTTTGATCTCGGACCGGGAGGAGGGGAGTTTGGAGGACATATTGTGGCCCAGGGCACTCCGGAAGAGATTGGAGACAATCCGGAGTCAGTGACCGGGGAGTTTCTGCGCGGGGAAAACCGGGGGTGA
- a CDS encoding MlaA family lipoprotein encodes MGYRIFLCLVLVAVCAVPSGLVQAADVGPGPAGSESVQTAGPGAEDDLMAELGSDYGEPGQQAIADPLEPWNRLMFQVNDKLYFWVLHPTAEGYAAVMPRPWRESFANAFDNAASPVRIVNDLLQGDVVQAGQELGACFINTVFGFGGLLEPSRGIPALTPDPPDTDTGLTLGSWGIGHGIYLFWPVIGPSSLRDTVGKVGDGFLHPVYYFTPWEWDIGLKAGDGVNILSLNLDQYQDLKEGALDPYTAFKDGYIQYRKKALHKE; translated from the coding sequence ATGGGATACCGTATATTTCTTTGTCTTGTCCTGGTGGCGGTTTGTGCCGTTCCATCCGGCCTGGTTCAGGCTGCGGATGTGGGTCCGGGTCCTGCCGGAAGCGAATCGGTTCAAACCGCGGGTCCTGGTGCAGAAGACGATCTGATGGCCGAGCTGGGATCGGATTACGGGGAGCCGGGCCAGCAGGCCATCGCCGATCCCCTGGAGCCATGGAATAGGCTCATGTTTCAGGTCAACGACAAGCTGTATTTCTGGGTTCTGCATCCGACTGCAGAAGGGTATGCGGCCGTGATGCCCAGACCGTGGCGGGAGTCTTTTGCCAATGCATTCGACAACGCCGCTTCTCCGGTTCGGATAGTGAACGATCTGCTGCAGGGAGATGTTGTTCAGGCCGGGCAAGAGCTGGGGGCCTGCTTCATAAACACGGTCTTCGGCTTCGGCGGACTCCTGGAGCCTTCCCGGGGCATTCCGGCCTTAACCCCTGATCCGCCGGATACTGATACCGGATTGACCCTTGGAAGCTGGGGAATTGGGCATGGGATCTATCTCTTCTGGCCGGTCATTGGCCCTTCCAGCCTGCGGGATACTGTGGGCAAGGTCGGAGACGGCTTCTTGCATCCAGTCTACTATTTTACTCCCTGGGAGTGGGATATTGGTCTAAAAGCCGGGGACGGGGTCAATATTCTGTCCCTGAATCTGGACCAGTACCAGGATCTGAAGGAAGGGGCGCTGGACCCGTACACTGCGTTTAAAGACGGATATATCCAGTATCGCAAAAAGGCCCTGCACAAGGAATAA
- a CDS encoding iron-containing alcohol dehydrogenase → MAVREQVNGFFIPSVTLIGIGAHKEVPDRMKALGGSKICLVTDKGITEAGITKQMTDLIEKSGLQVAVFDETVPNPTDNNVHAGVEFYKKNNCDSLITLGGGSSHDCGKGVGLVISNGGKIHDFEGIDKSTKPMPPYLAINTTAGTASEMTRFCIITDTSRKVKMAIVDWRVTPNMAIDDPLLMMGMPPGLTAATGMDALTHAVEAYVSLAATPMTDACALKAIEIIGQSLRPAVANGQDVQAREDMCYAQYLAGMAFNNASLGHVHAMAHQLGGFYDLPHGVCNAILLPHVERFNLIAKMDRFVDIAKALGEQVDGLSKRDAADRALSAIERLSTDIGIPRGLADLGVKEEDIATMTANAQKDACGFTNPRCPTDEDVMAIYKAAL, encoded by the coding sequence ATGGCAGTACGCGAACAAGTCAACGGTTTTTTTATCCCCAGCGTGACTCTGATCGGAATCGGGGCGCATAAGGAAGTGCCGGATCGGATGAAGGCATTGGGCGGGAGCAAGATCTGTCTGGTGACGGACAAGGGCATTACAGAGGCCGGAATCACCAAGCAGATGACGGATCTTATAGAGAAAAGCGGCCTGCAGGTGGCGGTTTTCGATGAAACCGTGCCCAATCCTACTGACAATAATGTCCATGCCGGCGTGGAGTTCTACAAGAAGAATAACTGCGATTCGTTGATAACCCTGGGGGGCGGCAGCTCTCACGACTGCGGCAAGGGCGTTGGGCTGGTCATCAGCAACGGGGGCAAGATCCATGACTTTGAAGGCATCGACAAGTCCACCAAGCCCATGCCTCCCTATCTGGCCATCAATACCACGGCCGGAACAGCCAGTGAGATGACCAGGTTCTGCATCATTACCGACACCTCCCGGAAAGTGAAGATGGCCATTGTGGACTGGCGGGTGACTCCGAATATGGCCATTGATGATCCGCTGCTGATGATGGGCATGCCTCCTGGGTTGACCGCGGCCACCGGGATGGATGCCCTGACCCATGCCGTGGAGGCCTATGTCTCCTTGGCCGCAACTCCAATGACCGATGCGTGCGCATTAAAGGCCATTGAGATCATCGGCCAGTCCCTGCGGCCGGCGGTGGCCAACGGCCAGGATGTTCAGGCCAGGGAAGATATGTGCTATGCCCAGTACCTGGCCGGGATGGCGTTCAACAACGCGAGTCTGGGGCACGTGCACGCCATGGCCCATCAGCTCGGCGGATTCTACGATCTGCCCCACGGGGTGTGCAATGCCATTCTTCTGCCCCATGTGGAACGGTTTAACCTGATCGCCAAGATGGACCGGTTTGTGGATATTGCCAAGGCCCTGGGCGAACAGGTGGACGGTCTTTCCAAGCGGGATGCGGCGGATAGGGCTTTAAGCGCAATCGAAAGGCTTTCCACTGATATCGGCATTCCCAGAGGCTTGGCTGATCTGGGGGTCAAGGAGGAGGATATAGCGACCATGACCGCCAATGCTCAGAAGGATGCCTGTGGGTTCACCAATCCCAGGTGCCCGACGGACGAGGATGTGATGGCCATCTATAAGGCCGCTTTGTAG
- a CDS encoding helix-turn-helix domain-containing protein has product MRELRNVLERSLILAEGNCITEHDLPAEISALAVEKAQPWKEAGLSLREVERRHIRKVLHLCNGHRSRAAVLLGITRKTLYRKLQELE; this is encoded by the coding sequence GTGCGTGAACTGCGCAACGTCTTGGAACGCAGCCTGATCTTGGCCGAAGGGAACTGTATTACTGAACACGATCTGCCGGCCGAGATATCGGCCCTGGCTGTGGAGAAGGCTCAGCCCTGGAAAGAAGCCGGTCTTTCCCTGCGGGAGGTGGAGAGGCGGCATATCAGGAAAGTCCTGCATCTATGCAATGGACATCGGAGTCGAGCGGCTGTTCTGCTGGGCATCACCCGCAAAACCCTGTACAGAAAGCTGCAGGAACTGGAATGA
- the mlaD gene encoding outer membrane lipid asymmetry maintenance protein MlaD, whose translation MSSRYAVETSVGVFVLVALLCVGYLTIQLGDFDFFGADTYRIKARFNSVSGLKVGNEVQIAGVSVGKVEEIDLNTEQYVAIVTMSIDQDVELLDDSMAAVKTSGLIGDKYISISPGGVGLPMESGDMIIDTQSPIDVEELVGKYVFGGADDESK comes from the coding sequence ATGAGCAGCAGGTATGCGGTTGAGACATCTGTGGGGGTTTTCGTCTTGGTGGCTCTGCTTTGCGTCGGGTATTTGACCATTCAGCTCGGGGACTTCGACTTTTTCGGGGCCGATACCTACCGGATCAAGGCCCGTTTCAACTCCGTCTCCGGCTTGAAGGTGGGCAACGAGGTGCAGATTGCCGGCGTCAGCGTGGGCAAGGTGGAAGAGATTGATCTGAATACCGAGCAGTATGTGGCCATTGTGACCATGAGCATCGATCAGGACGTGGAGCTGCTCGACGATTCCATGGCGGCGGTCAAGACCAGCGGTCTGATCGGGGACAAGTACATCAGCATCTCTCCCGGAGGCGTGGGGCTGCCCATGGAGTCCGGAGACATGATTATCGATACCCAGAGTCCGATTGACGTGGAAGAGCTGGTGGGCAAGTATGTTTTCGGTGGAGCGGACGACGAGAGCAAGTAA